A stretch of the Fibrobacter sp. UWT2 genome encodes the following:
- a CDS encoding Gfo/Idh/MocA family protein has translation MQNSCSYKAVLIGNGTMGERHKRLFEADGVEFVDVADTSAEATALFKRIKTGKITPDFAVIASPSVTHDEYVKKCIKMKLPVLIEKPVSVSGMEALEYQKLALKRSALVFVGHSERYNPAIEEFAKTDFCKEMQECLKNWFLQKQDVFPICFKFTRTHGFSPRNRDVSVEYDLMIHDMDLLCSFVDKNAMLYNSLQCEEFSDDRIHAIYDFRTFKAEFIVDRNSASDSRTLEISMKGRSVTLDLGAYRNGNPAYALQKEHEAFLNYLNSYKNAAQDEDSAYDWYRDFYDACYAVALVSLIGEMFKKGRANEKDAK, from the coding sequence ATGCAAAATTCCTGTTCTTATAAAGCAGTCCTAATCGGTAATGGAACCATGGGAGAGCGGCACAAGCGGCTCTTCGAAGCCGATGGTGTTGAATTCGTCGATGTCGCCGACACTTCGGCCGAGGCTACCGCCTTGTTCAAACGAATTAAAACTGGCAAGATTACGCCTGACTTTGCCGTTATTGCATCTCCATCCGTAACGCACGATGAATACGTCAAGAAATGCATCAAAATGAAGCTCCCGGTGCTTATTGAAAAACCGGTGTCGGTGTCTGGAATGGAAGCTCTGGAATACCAGAAACTGGCTCTGAAACGGAGCGCACTTGTCTTTGTCGGGCATTCGGAACGCTACAACCCGGCCATCGAAGAATTTGCAAAGACCGACTTTTGCAAGGAAATGCAGGAGTGCTTGAAAAACTGGTTTCTCCAAAAGCAAGATGTATTTCCGATTTGTTTTAAGTTTACGCGAACGCACGGTTTTTCGCCGCGTAACCGCGATGTTTCCGTGGAATACGATCTGATGATTCACGACATGGACTTGCTTTGCTCCTTTGTCGACAAGAATGCCATGTTGTACAATTCGCTTCAATGCGAAGAATTTTCGGACGACCGCATTCACGCCATCTATGATTTCAGAACGTTCAAGGCTGAATTTATCGTAGACCGAAACTCCGCCTCTGATTCCCGCACGTTAGAGATTTCGATGAAAGGCCGTTCCGTAACGCTGGATTTGGGCGCCTATCGGAATGGCAATCCCGCCTATGCCCTGCAGAAGGAACACGAGGCTTTTCTAAATTATTTGAACTCTTATAAGAATGCTGCACAAGATGAAGACTCCGCATACGATTGGTATCGTGACTTTTACGACGCCTGCTATGCGGTTGCTCTGGTTTCTTTGATTGGTGAAATGTTCAAAAAGGGGAGAGCGAATGAAAAAGATGCAAAATAA
- a CDS encoding glycosyltransferase — protein MRIVHLLWGLATGGIENMLVDIVNQQVEGNEISLIVINNMLDESIQARLDKRIRIYCCGRKVKSKNPLPILKLNYFLRKIRPDIVHAHYDEMAKFIFGKWTMVRTIHNTTNDFNESKYFKACYAISKAVQEEWNQVGKETILVENGIPCDSINCEKTGLFNDDLLHFVQVSRLYIKQKGQDILLKALAEINKNNLCEKSFKMHFVGDGSSRELLQDMTKSLGIEDLVVFEGNKPRDWIYENLCNFDLFIQPSRYEGFGLTVAEAMVARVPVLSSNIEGPVEIMTVVKDGQKQLIGYTFESENPEDLARQIAAFVKQGRNNDNVEFGRQHVMQNYSIKKTALQYLDEYRKVLAYR, from the coding sequence TTGAGAATCGTACACCTTTTATGGGGCCTTGCTACTGGCGGCATCGAAAATATGCTAGTGGATATCGTCAACCAACAGGTTGAGGGTAATGAAATATCGTTAATTGTAATCAACAATATGCTGGACGAGTCCATCCAGGCCCGTTTAGACAAGCGTATCCGTATCTACTGTTGTGGCCGTAAAGTCAAAAGCAAGAACCCGCTTCCGATTCTCAAACTCAATTATTTCCTTAGGAAAATTCGACCTGACATTGTCCATGCCCATTATGATGAAATGGCGAAATTCATTTTCGGCAAATGGACAATGGTCCGTACCATTCACAATACCACGAATGACTTTAACGAATCAAAGTATTTCAAGGCCTGCTATGCGATTTCAAAGGCCGTGCAGGAAGAATGGAATCAGGTCGGCAAGGAAACGATTCTAGTTGAAAACGGAATTCCCTGCGATAGCATCAATTGTGAGAAAACAGGCCTGTTTAACGATGACTTGCTGCATTTTGTTCAGGTGTCGAGGCTTTATATCAAGCAGAAGGGTCAAGATATCCTTTTGAAGGCTCTCGCCGAAATCAATAAAAATAATTTGTGCGAAAAAAGTTTTAAAATGCACTTTGTTGGCGACGGTTCCAGTAGGGAACTGCTGCAGGATATGACGAAATCCCTGGGAATTGAAGACTTGGTGGTTTTCGAAGGTAATAAACCTAGAGATTGGATTTACGAGAATCTCTGCAATTTCGACTTGTTTATTCAACCTTCCCGTTACGAGGGATTTGGCTTGACTGTTGCCGAGGCGATGGTGGCTAGGGTTCCAGTATTGTCGAGTAATATCGAAGGTCCCGTAGAAATCATGACGGTCGTCAAGGATGGGCAAAAGCAACTAATTGGATATACTTTTGAATCCGAAAACCCCGAAGATCTTGCCCGTCAAATTGCCGCTTTTGTTAAACAGGGGCGCAACAACGACAATGTTGAATTTGGACGCCAGCATGTCATGCAGAATTACAGCATCAAAAAGACGGCGCTACAGTATTTGGACGAATACCGGAAAGTTCTCGCCTATAGGTGA
- a CDS encoding lipopolysaccharide biosynthesis protein has product MSNKANTPFWATIWSLLERLSSQIVSFFIGIVLARLLSPTEYGIVGLTTIFISLSNTFVDAGFANGLIRKIDRSEKDLSTAFYFNVVIGLFAYAILWFCSPLIANFFDEPLLIPLVKIIGLSVFLNSLCIVQNAILTSQLNIRLQTIIGFCGQLPAGLIAIALAYNGWGVYALALQTVLAAFIKTVLLWIFAKWRPHEGFSKDSFRYLFNFGSKLLGANLIGTVFNEIYSVIIGKFFTKSELGLFSKANGLSCNVNSVSSGIIQKVALPVLAKYQNSISDLRDHFREVMRLLSMIISPLTAILCFTGRDIIIFLWTDKWLPAVIFFQVLVAGTMWNPIGQLSLSLLQVVNRTGLILKLEFPKKSIYVVIIAIGFQYGVIGIAVAHFFINLVGSAINLYPTKKILQYSYMLQILDLVKYMIIAYPIAWAVTRIFQTDIHLLNIILSTAVYVPAYCLVLYLIRDAIALKYFNKILAKFKKK; this is encoded by the coding sequence ATGTCCAATAAAGCAAACACACCATTTTGGGCTACAATCTGGAGCCTTTTAGAAAGGCTTTCTTCCCAGATTGTCAGCTTCTTTATCGGCATCGTCCTTGCTCGACTCCTATCGCCCACCGAATACGGCATTGTCGGGCTTACCACCATATTCATTTCTCTTTCCAACACCTTCGTTGACGCAGGCTTTGCCAACGGACTTATACGCAAGATAGATCGCTCCGAAAAGGATCTTTCTACAGCATTCTATTTTAACGTTGTCATAGGCCTGTTCGCTTATGCCATCCTATGGTTCTGTTCGCCCCTTATCGCAAACTTCTTCGACGAGCCCCTACTCATTCCGCTCGTAAAGATTATTGGCCTAAGCGTTTTCTTGAATTCCCTTTGCATTGTCCAGAACGCGATTCTCACAAGCCAACTGAACATAAGGCTACAGACCATCATTGGCTTTTGCGGTCAACTTCCTGCCGGTCTCATCGCCATTGCCTTGGCATATAACGGATGGGGCGTTTACGCTCTGGCCTTGCAAACCGTTCTCGCCGCGTTCATCAAGACCGTTCTCCTCTGGATTTTCGCAAAATGGCGTCCGCATGAAGGATTCAGCAAGGATTCCTTCCGCTACCTCTTTAATTTTGGTTCGAAGCTGCTTGGAGCGAACCTTATCGGCACCGTTTTCAACGAGATATACTCCGTTATTATCGGAAAGTTCTTCACGAAATCAGAACTAGGGCTTTTTTCCAAAGCCAATGGCTTGAGTTGCAACGTAAATTCCGTCAGTTCCGGCATCATCCAAAAAGTAGCGCTGCCTGTCCTAGCCAAATACCAAAACAGCATCAGCGATCTTCGCGACCATTTCCGCGAAGTCATGCGGCTTCTTTCGATGATCATATCCCCGCTTACAGCAATTTTGTGCTTTACCGGCAGAGACATCATTATCTTCCTCTGGACAGACAAATGGCTGCCGGCCGTCATTTTTTTCCAGGTCCTTGTCGCAGGAACCATGTGGAATCCCATTGGTCAGCTAAGCCTCAGCCTGCTCCAGGTGGTAAATAGAACAGGGCTTATCCTAAAACTCGAATTTCCCAAGAAATCCATTTACGTTGTCATCATTGCAATCGGGTTCCAATATGGCGTCATCGGTATCGCTGTAGCGCACTTTTTCATCAATCTGGTCGGATCGGCCATCAACCTCTATCCAACCAAAAAAATCTTGCAATACAGCTACATGTTGCAGATACTGGATTTGGTGAAGTACATGATTATAGCCTACCCCATTGCCTGGGCCGTCACAAGGATTTTCCAGACTGACATCCACCTGCTAAACATCATTTTGTCTACGGCAGTCTATGTTCCGGCTTACTGCCTTGTACTCTACTTGATCCGCGACGCAATCGCCCTGAAATATTTCAACAAGATTTTGGCAAAATTCAAGAAAAAGTAA
- a CDS encoding CotH kinase family protein gives MLRWSALLTLCILCCSCVWNDPKGDPDYLPCDDSEYPYANLPRFVIETEDFAQIRDRETKIPAKLQIYGKDAPESDVLDLTIKGRGNSSFTGMPKPGYKIKFEKKQGLLGMPKDKEWALIGNSADKTLLKNFITYKLADWLGDEYTPRSQFVELYLNRQYQGVYQLVETVKVGEHRVNIPQSDSSFLLERGPTEHGGEHFVVTEQGTKFEIKSPKEPTDSSTALIKKALSQFENYLRSDNPKGEITDYLDFEDYLRYYWIQEISKNMDGAFRRSIFLTWQKGDVIRLGPVWDFDVAYGNWEVDSLRTATDWYIRPSGWNGLIFKREKLWQEAARYWKEHRDFLATFPDSIRKYAKEFAPATKNEFKRWPVLENTENWTYKEAYDSYDEAIDSLNSWINQRMDWIDNHL, from the coding sequence ATGCTCCGATGGTCGGCCCTTCTCACCCTTTGCATTTTATGCTGTTCCTGCGTCTGGAACGACCCCAAGGGCGACCCCGACTACCTGCCGTGCGACGATTCGGAATACCCTTACGCCAACTTACCACGGTTTGTCATCGAGACAGAAGACTTCGCCCAGATTCGCGACCGAGAAACCAAAATTCCCGCAAAATTGCAGATATACGGCAAGGATGCCCCCGAAAGCGATGTTCTTGACTTGACCATCAAGGGTCGAGGAAACTCCAGTTTTACGGGGATGCCCAAGCCCGGCTACAAGATTAAATTCGAAAAAAAACAGGGACTTTTGGGAATGCCCAAAGACAAGGAATGGGCACTCATCGGCAATTCCGCTGACAAGACACTCCTCAAGAACTTTATCACATACAAACTTGCCGATTGGCTTGGCGACGAATACACCCCGAGAAGCCAATTCGTCGAACTCTATCTGAACAGGCAGTACCAAGGCGTCTACCAGTTGGTCGAAACGGTCAAAGTCGGCGAGCACCGAGTCAACATTCCCCAAAGTGACAGTTCCTTCCTGCTGGAAAGAGGCCCTACGGAACATGGCGGAGAACACTTCGTCGTCACGGAACAAGGCACCAAATTTGAAATCAAGTCGCCCAAGGAGCCGACCGATTCCTCGACGGCTCTCATCAAGAAAGCTCTAAGCCAATTTGAAAATTACCTGAGAAGCGACAATCCGAAAGGCGAAATTACGGACTACCTCGACTTTGAGGATTACTTGCGCTACTACTGGATTCAGGAAATTTCCAAGAATATGGACGGAGCCTTTAGACGCAGCATCTTCTTGACTTGGCAAAAAGGGGACGTTATCCGCCTCGGTCCCGTCTGGGATTTTGACGTGGCCTACGGAAACTGGGAAGTCGATTCCCTTCGCACCGCAACCGATTGGTATATCCGTCCCAGCGGCTGGAACGGCCTCATTTTCAAGCGTGAAAAGCTTTGGCAGGAGGCAGCCCGCTACTGGAAGGAGCATCGCGATTTCCTCGCCACCTTCCCCGACTCCATCCGCAAATACGCCAAGGAGTTCGCACCGGCCACCAAAAACGAATTCAAGCGCTGGCCCGTACTTGAAAACACCGAAAACTGGACCTACAAGGAAGCCTACGACAGCTACGACGAAGCTATCGATTCACTCAACAGCTGGATTAACCAGCGAATGGATTGGATAGACAATCACCTATAG
- a CDS encoding phosphorylcholine transferase LicD encodes MKSISIDEMKSMQKDILKDVHAFCQNNNLRYTLIFGSLLGAIRHKGYIPWDDDIDIAMPRPDYEKFVKEYRHEYFHVYDYRTDKDYHNPYAKVADTRTILEEDIDMKNIGINIDVFPFDYMFDTKEECVSFMNSLNRIKRLFRIKLVKPNKKNSWWKRILIRCAKIFTIPVSMKRLTEKEYQKIATLTHSDAKFVGLPIDPEIDAAYRSIYPRKMFENFVKQPFDEEEFMVTADYDQWLTQMYGDYMTPPKGAQRTSPHALSKIYWI; translated from the coding sequence ATGAAATCTATTTCCATTGACGAAATGAAGTCCATGCAAAAGGACATCCTCAAAGATGTCCACGCATTTTGTCAAAACAACAACCTGCGCTACACACTCATTTTCGGTTCGCTGCTAGGAGCAATCCGCCATAAGGGCTACATTCCCTGGGATGACGACATAGACATCGCCATGCCCCGCCCCGATTACGAGAAATTTGTCAAGGAATACCGACATGAATACTTCCATGTCTACGATTATCGTACTGACAAAGACTATCACAACCCTTATGCGAAGGTTGCCGACACCCGAACGATTCTCGAAGAAGACATCGATATGAAAAACATCGGCATAAACATCGATGTGTTTCCTTTCGACTATATGTTCGACACTAAAGAAGAATGCGTATCCTTCATGAATTCGCTAAACCGAATCAAGCGACTATTCCGCATAAAGCTGGTAAAACCGAACAAGAAGAATTCCTGGTGGAAGCGCATCTTGATTCGTTGCGCAAAGATTTTCACCATTCCCGTTTCTATGAAACGGCTGACCGAAAAAGAATACCAAAAGATAGCGACGTTAACCCATAGCGACGCAAAGTTCGTAGGTTTGCCCATCGATCCAGAAATTGATGCCGCCTACAGGTCGATTTATCCTCGGAAAATGTTCGAGAACTTTGTAAAGCAGCCGTTTGACGAAGAAGAGTTCATGGTCACAGCCGATTACGACCAATGGCTCACGCAAATGTACGGAGATTACATGACTCCGCCCAAAGGGGCTCAACGCACGTCGCCACACGCCCTGAGCAAAATCTATTGGATTTAA
- a CDS encoding phosphorylcholine transferase LicD gives MKELTLKDVQNECLNILIEVDSFCKKNGIQYSLAYGTLLGAIRHKGFIPWDDDIDILMTRPNYEKFKQIYKPSKGFAFVEGKDSYIALPRVCDTERTIFKSTLPWAPDDNLGVWIDIFPIDGVEDDRNLFKKRMIKNAELYKKQLAARRSIPKLSLKKSFVQNLKLICRKIKYCNLSLSKINNAILQQCMENPFGSTSHCSQLVCTTSLDKQYYSKAIFDDYVEVEFEGRRFSAVRDWDAVLKLNYGSYMQLPPVEDQVQHSSDHTKFFWKE, from the coding sequence ATGAAAGAGCTGACCCTGAAAGACGTGCAGAATGAATGTCTAAACATTCTTATTGAAGTCGACTCCTTTTGCAAGAAGAACGGCATTCAGTATTCCCTCGCCTACGGGACTCTGCTCGGTGCGATTCGCCACAAAGGATTTATTCCTTGGGACGACGACATCGATATTCTCATGACCCGTCCCAATTACGAAAAATTCAAACAGATCTACAAGCCGTCCAAGGGATTCGCCTTCGTCGAAGGCAAGGACAGCTACATCGCTCTACCTCGCGTTTGCGATACCGAACGGACGATCTTCAAGTCCACCCTTCCATGGGCTCCTGACGATAACCTCGGTGTTTGGATCGATATTTTCCCTATCGACGGCGTCGAAGACGACAGGAATCTGTTTAAAAAACGCATGATAAAAAATGCAGAGCTATACAAGAAGCAGCTTGCCGCACGCAGGTCCATTCCCAAGCTGTCGCTGAAAAAATCTTTTGTCCAGAATTTGAAGCTCATTTGCCGTAAGATAAAATACTGTAACCTGTCCCTTTCTAAAATCAACAACGCCATACTCCAGCAGTGCATGGAAAACCCTTTCGGGAGTACAAGCCATTGCAGCCAGCTCGTCTGCACCACGTCTCTTGACAAACAATACTACAGCAAGGCTATCTTTGACGATTACGTTGAAGTTGAATTTGAAGGCCGCCGTTTTTCCGCCGTTCGCGACTGGGATGCAGTCCTTAAACTAAATTACGGTTCGTACATGCAGCTCCCTCCTGTCGAAGACCAGGTACAACACAGCAGCGACCATACAAAATTTTTCTGGAAAGAATAA
- a CDS encoding adenylyltransferase/cytidyltransferase family protein: MKKYKVGYTAGVFDLFHVGHLNLLERCKAMCDTLIVGVCDDDYVHNIKHKEPVFKEDERVRILNALKCVDRAELVDFKVTDDKMLALDRFHFDVLFSGDDWKGTERYRKTEEDFAKVGVAIEYFPYTQGISTTDIKTKI, encoded by the coding sequence ATGAAAAAATATAAAGTAGGGTATACTGCCGGCGTATTTGATCTGTTCCATGTAGGCCATTTGAATTTGCTTGAACGCTGCAAGGCAATGTGTGACACCCTTATCGTGGGTGTATGCGATGACGATTATGTTCATAACATCAAGCACAAGGAACCCGTATTTAAAGAGGATGAACGTGTTCGTATCCTGAATGCCCTTAAATGTGTGGATCGCGCCGAACTGGTCGACTTTAAGGTGACAGACGACAAGATGCTCGCACTGGATCGATTCCACTTTGACGTTCTGTTTTCTGGTGATGATTGGAAAGGAACCGAACGCTATAGAAAGACAGAAGAAGATTTTGCCAAGGTCGGTGTTGCCATTGAATATTTTCCCTATACACAGGGAATTTCTACAACCGACATAAAGACGAAAATATAG
- a CDS encoding alanine--glyoxylate aminotransferase family protein, whose product MKTYAFPGIINQEILDIGAQQVPYMRTAEFGEINKDSEKLLLEMIHCTGGRTIIFTGSGTGAMSAVVENYVSTKKKAFVIDGGSFGHRWSQLCDYYGCDHVDMKLNFGSDIDYAKMESMIAESKPDVFLCQHHETSSGQLYDLKKISDICHAHNVSIVVDIISTFLAEELNMDELDLDICITSTQKGLNIPPGLSILFFNKKLLSYNFAHKGYYWDFEDNFKNLTRGQTPFSPATSIFLQLNKRLHQIKEYGLEKTIADVQDNARYFRKLVQEKGWNIPAQNPSYAITGFDVPKNGDKVFREMIEKYDTFIMPGSRPGFFRVSHMGIQSHEDLDNLVTQIEKIVNG is encoded by the coding sequence ATGAAAACCTACGCATTTCCAGGCATTATAAACCAAGAAATCCTTGACATAGGGGCTCAGCAAGTCCCCTACATGCGCACAGCCGAATTCGGAGAAATCAACAAGGATTCAGAGAAATTGTTGCTAGAAATGATCCACTGCACCGGTGGCAGGACCATCATTTTTACCGGTTCCGGTACCGGAGCCATGAGTGCCGTTGTTGAAAACTACGTCTCAACAAAGAAAAAAGCGTTCGTCATAGACGGCGGTTCTTTTGGGCACCGCTGGAGCCAGCTTTGCGATTACTATGGTTGCGACCATGTCGACATGAAGCTCAATTTCGGAAGCGACATCGACTACGCCAAAATGGAATCCATGATTGCAGAATCCAAGCCCGACGTATTCCTTTGCCAGCACCACGAGACATCCAGCGGGCAGCTCTACGACCTCAAAAAAATCTCCGACATCTGTCACGCACACAATGTGTCCATTGTAGTCGATATTATCAGTACGTTCCTCGCCGAAGAACTGAACATGGACGAGCTCGACTTGGACATTTGCATCACGTCAACGCAAAAAGGGCTAAATATTCCCCCTGGCCTTTCGATCCTGTTCTTCAACAAGAAATTGCTCTCTTACAATTTCGCCCACAAAGGCTATTACTGGGATTTTGAAGACAATTTCAAAAACCTGACTCGCGGTCAGACCCCCTTTAGCCCGGCAACAAGCATTTTCTTGCAACTGAACAAGCGACTGCACCAAATCAAGGAATACGGCCTTGAAAAAACTATCGCCGATGTCCAAGACAACGCCCGATACTTCCGCAAACTTGTTCAGGAAAAGGGTTGGAATATCCCCGCGCAGAACCCATCCTATGCCATTACCGGTTTTGATGTTCCTAAGAACGGCGACAAGGTTTTCCGTGAAATGATCGAAAAATACGACACGTTCATTATGCCCGGAAGTCGTCCCGGTTTTTTCAGAGTATCTCACATGGGCATCCAAAGCCATGAAGACCTTGACAATCTTGTAACGCAAATCGAAAAAATCGTAAACGGATAA
- a CDS encoding Gfo/Idh/MocA family oxidoreductase, with the protein MTKVITYGTFDLLHQGHINLLKRAKALGDYLIVGVTNDNFDRDRGKLNVRNNVLERVEAVKATGLADQIIIEDYVGQKIDDIQKYDVDIFAIGSDWEGLFDYLNEFCKVVYLPRTEGISSTMLRDNSQEIVKFGIVGCGRVAQRFPSEASIVSGVNVCAAFDTDDSAKDAFVQKFNDIKPCNSLDELYSLVDAVYIATPHLAHYDNIKSALMAKKHVLCETPLVLNGNEAKELYKLAESQKVILMEANKTAHCPAFNHLMVILKSGLIGKIVDIDASLSQLLDKNGREFDPKQAGGAMFEQGSYPLLPILKLMGIDYKNIVFYPVMDNGVDIFTKGVIEYPDAACTFKVGLGVKTEGDLIISGTKGYAYVPAPWWKTDYFELRYENQNDNKKFFYKWDGFGLRYEVQEFTSCIFNHRFSSARLRRRESICMAEIMQAFAERRPPLSN; encoded by the coding sequence ATGACCAAAGTCATCACCTATGGGACATTCGATCTTCTGCACCAAGGGCACATCAACCTCCTCAAGCGAGCAAAAGCCCTGGGCGACTACTTGATTGTCGGAGTCACTAACGACAACTTTGACCGTGACCGAGGCAAGCTCAACGTAAGAAACAACGTCCTGGAACGAGTCGAGGCCGTCAAAGCGACGGGGCTTGCCGACCAGATTATCATCGAAGACTATGTCGGCCAAAAAATTGACGACATCCAAAAATACGACGTAGACATTTTCGCCATTGGCTCCGACTGGGAAGGCCTTTTTGATTACCTGAACGAGTTCTGCAAGGTAGTTTATCTGCCGCGCACCGAAGGCATCAGTTCTACCATGCTGCGCGACAATTCTCAGGAAATTGTAAAATTTGGCATTGTCGGCTGCGGCCGTGTCGCCCAGAGGTTCCCTTCGGAAGCCTCCATCGTAAGCGGAGTCAATGTCTGTGCCGCATTTGACACCGACGATTCCGCAAAAGACGCTTTTGTTCAAAAGTTCAACGACATAAAGCCTTGCAATAGCCTCGATGAACTATACAGCCTTGTAGACGCAGTATACATTGCAACGCCCCACCTTGCCCACTACGACAATATAAAGTCGGCCCTTATGGCCAAGAAACATGTCTTGTGCGAAACCCCTCTAGTTTTGAACGGAAACGAGGCGAAGGAACTCTACAAGTTGGCTGAATCCCAGAAAGTCATTCTGATGGAAGCCAACAAAACGGCCCACTGTCCCGCGTTCAACCATCTGATGGTTATTCTGAAATCGGGACTCATCGGAAAAATTGTCGATATCGACGCTTCCCTTTCGCAGCTACTCGACAAGAACGGCCGAGAATTCGACCCCAAGCAAGCAGGCGGAGCTATGTTTGAGCAAGGATCCTATCCGCTTCTGCCAATCTTGAAGCTGATGGGCATCGATTACAAGAACATCGTTTTTTATCCCGTAATGGACAACGGCGTCGACATTTTCACAAAGGGTGTCATCGAATACCCCGATGCAGCCTGTACCTTCAAGGTCGGACTTGGTGTCAAAACCGAGGGCGATTTGATTATTTCGGGAACAAAGGGCTACGCCTATGTTCCTGCCCCCTGGTGGAAAACAGACTATTTCGAGCTCCGCTACGAAAACCAGAACGACAACAAGAAATTCTTCTATAAATGGGACGGTTTTGGGCTTCGCTATGAAGTCCAGGAATTTACGAGTTGCATCTTCAACCACCGTTTTTCTTCTGCAAGGCTTCGCCGCAGAGAAAGCATCTGCATGGCAGAAATCATGCAAGCCTTCGCAGAACGTAGACCCCCCCTTTCAAATTAA
- a CDS encoding LicD family protein, which produces MGIAHKIYSLLGGKKGSFLQQKWSNYCKKKERKRLQKLLQEYGMEALQAFKDACTECSKDYWLEFGTLLGAVREKSFIRHDFDLDVGMPADAYTDEFEKVLLSKGFVKDHFFYLVNVKSNEKTPSEHAFFYKGIPFDIFLRFHQGDAFKTYSFNVGEGCAISVTKEYTFSVKEPLSKVFINGLELNAPADPTENLSTYYGENFMTPDPNCTENKRKNTHIKRYSPDEFTGILIRCSKNVQ; this is translated from the coding sequence ATGGGAATTGCACATAAAATTTATAGCCTCCTTGGCGGTAAAAAGGGCTCTTTTCTGCAACAAAAATGGTCCAACTATTGCAAGAAAAAAGAACGCAAAAGACTGCAGAAGCTATTGCAAGAATACGGAATGGAAGCCTTGCAAGCATTCAAGGACGCTTGCACCGAATGTTCTAAGGATTATTGGCTTGAATTCGGCACGCTTTTGGGTGCCGTACGAGAAAAATCCTTCATCCGCCACGATTTCGATCTTGATGTAGGCATGCCTGCAGACGCATATACCGACGAATTCGAAAAAGTCCTGCTCTCCAAGGGATTTGTCAAAGATCATTTTTTCTACCTTGTAAATGTCAAAAGCAACGAAAAAACTCCATCAGAGCACGCCTTCTTCTACAAGGGCATTCCCTTTGACATTTTCCTCCGGTTTCATCAGGGAGATGCTTTCAAGACATACAGCTTCAATGTTGGCGAAGGATGCGCCATCTCGGTAACAAAAGAATACACATTCAGCGTCAAGGAACCCCTTTCGAAAGTCTTTATTAACGGACTTGAATTGAACGCTCCTGCAGATCCGACGGAAAATCTATCTACATACTATGGGGAAAATTTCATGACGCCGGACCCTAATTGCACCGAGAACAAAAGGAAAAACACCCATATCAAACGTTACAGCCCCGATGAATTTACGGGCATTCTAATTCGCTGTTCTAAGAATGTCCAATAA